From Methanosarcina lacustris Z-7289, one genomic window encodes:
- the rnfD gene encoding Rnf electron transport complex subunit RnfD: MAFTVSPPPHIKEGVSVKKLMWSRFIVLLPLCLASIYLFGFPALGNLVAGVLGAVFIELAIQKTFKQKVTIGDGNAVYLGLLIALMVPPAVPFWLPFIGAVFGIGVVKHAFGGLGSYMFHPALATWVFLKLSWASLMVPTSVPQLGSLSDLILETGAGFIADASPIAMIGVLYLIARRYIEWRIPLMYLLTTVVLVFLLGDPLSYVFTGSFLLGVFFLATETSTSPITKNGRLVYGVACGLLTVIYGYFTGNYIEGTFYGLLLANAIAPMIERSTVPKPFGGVEA; the protein is encoded by the coding sequence ATGGCCTTTACGGTATCCCCACCTCCTCATATAAAGGAAGGTGTATCGGTTAAGAAATTAATGTGGAGCAGATTTATTGTTCTTCTCCCGTTATGTTTAGCTTCGATTTACTTATTTGGATTCCCTGCTCTCGGTAATCTTGTTGCCGGAGTGCTGGGTGCAGTTTTTATCGAACTGGCAATCCAAAAGACATTCAAACAGAAAGTCACAATCGGTGACGGAAATGCAGTCTATTTGGGACTGCTGATCGCACTGATGGTCCCGCCCGCAGTCCCCTTCTGGCTGCCCTTTATCGGAGCAGTCTTCGGGATAGGGGTTGTAAAGCATGCTTTTGGGGGGCTCGGCTCTTATATGTTCCACCCCGCACTGGCTACCTGGGTCTTTTTGAAGCTTTCCTGGGCTTCGCTGATGGTTCCGACCTCAGTTCCCCAGCTTGGTTCTCTCTCAGACCTTATCCTTGAGACCGGAGCCGGGTTCATAGCAGATGCATCCCCCATAGCTATGATCGGTGTGCTGTACCTCATTGCCAGAAGGTACATTGAGTGGAGAATTCCTCTCATGTATTTACTGACAACTGTTGTGCTTGTGTTTTTGCTCGGAGATCCCCTTTCTTACGTCTTTACAGGGTCTTTCCTGCTTGGAGTGTTTTTCCTTGCAACGGAAACCTCTACATCTCCAATAACTAAGAATGGAAGACTTGTTTACGGGGTTGCTTGTGGGTTACTTACAGTAATTTACGGGTACTTCACTGGGAATTATATTGAGGGGACCTTCTATGGACTGTTGCTTGCAAACGCCATAGCTCCGATGATCGAACGCTCCACCGTTCCAAAGCCTTTTGGAGGTGTTGAAGCGTGA
- the rnfC gene encoding Rnf electron transport complex subunit RnfC: MSDVIRLDKLPEKVIIPMRQHDGIACAPLVKKGEEVLVGQKLGECEGSDLAYVHSPFCGTVESIGLMPNPSGKRILSVVLTPSECTQSVEFVPEKNASPSRLIQIIKEAGIVEYYEKPTYLALKPEKRIDTLVMNATFPLITHAYLGSLDKVLKGFSLMLEASGISRGVIVVRADDKESIKAFKGAVVDGKPLTIAPIIGKRHADYYLEDIDDRIIVVAAGKVTYTPTMMNLLSADVMGRKVSLGHEPSDVHIVVCGVKSAKAVYDAISEGKPYLENAVTVIGAVNKPGAVIVRFGTPIKDVIDACGGYKGEPGKVIVNGSMGGVAIYTDEAPVVKNTTGIVVQTKAEVLQDETTACIHCARCVDICPMNLLPTRIASYADMGKYEECEHLYAMNCIECGACAVVCPSKRHLVQLIKYSKLQIHNICAAEAMEEATK; this comes from the coding sequence TTGAGTGATGTTATTAGACTTGACAAACTGCCTGAAAAGGTGATTATACCCATGAGGCAGCACGACGGAATTGCCTGTGCTCCTCTGGTTAAGAAAGGCGAAGAGGTTCTCGTTGGCCAGAAGCTGGGGGAATGCGAGGGCAGTGACCTCGCTTATGTCCATTCCCCCTTTTGCGGGACTGTGGAATCAATAGGGTTGATGCCAAATCCCAGTGGCAAGAGAATCCTCAGTGTTGTGCTCACACCTTCAGAGTGTACACAATCGGTTGAGTTCGTTCCTGAAAAGAATGCGTCTCCTTCAAGGTTAATCCAGATAATCAAGGAAGCGGGAATTGTTGAATATTACGAAAAGCCCACATACCTTGCCCTGAAGCCTGAAAAGAGAATCGATACTCTGGTCATGAATGCAACCTTCCCCCTGATTACCCATGCTTACCTGGGTTCCCTTGACAAGGTTCTCAAAGGGTTCAGCCTTATGCTTGAAGCAAGTGGGATCTCAAGAGGAGTAATTGTTGTCCGAGCAGATGATAAGGAGTCCATTAAAGCCTTCAAAGGCGCCGTAGTTGACGGTAAACCCCTCACTATTGCCCCAATCATCGGGAAGAGGCATGCTGACTACTACCTTGAAGACATTGATGACCGGATAATCGTGGTTGCAGCGGGGAAGGTCACCTATACCCCAACGATGATGAACCTGCTCTCGGCTGATGTTATGGGCAGGAAGGTTTCCCTGGGACACGAACCCTCAGATGTGCATATAGTAGTATGCGGAGTAAAATCTGCCAAAGCAGTATACGATGCAATATCTGAAGGCAAGCCGTACCTTGAAAATGCAGTAACGGTCATAGGGGCTGTCAACAAGCCAGGGGCCGTAATTGTCAGGTTCGGAACTCCTATAAAGGACGTAATTGATGCCTGTGGAGGTTACAAGGGTGAACCTGGCAAGGTTATCGTTAACGGGTCAATGGGCGGAGTAGCCATTTATACGGATGAGGCGCCGGTGGTTAAGAACACCACGGGAATTGTCGTCCAGACCAAGGCAGAAGTCCTGCAGGATGAAACGACTGCCTGTATCCACTGCGCCCGCTGTGTTGACATATGTCCTATGAACCTGCTTCCGACCAGAATTGCATCCTATGCAGACATGGGAAAGTACGAGGAATGTGAGCATCTGTACGCTATGAACTGCATTGAGTGCGGGGCATGTGCGGTAGTCTGTCCCTCAAAGAGACATCTTGTGCAATTGATCAAATACTCAAAGCTTCAGATCCACAATATATGTGCTGCTGAAGCTATGGAGGAGGCGACTAAATAA
- the mmcA gene encoding methanogenesis multiheme c-type cytochrome, with protein MSGVAVLLLMAAGAYSSLGYAGDDQIASHYMTKGEWSDTVCGGCHFDVYENVNHSYHVQVNMSRWSPLTNFDLKTSGEEEWVKEFGKYHPGGGPLAKYNISIDCMMCHEQRGLYDFKARAEKIESGDFKDANRAAMVNSSLAARTSPVQFFVYNANLLTPYPLLIVFHDDVNGAPMEASCAEKCHITDVETRAVAWGSEETFAESDAHAAKGVECTECHHTEGFIITSDHQIGRGNTSDSPDLPADHYDDTMRNCDDAACHAGISHGPFADSHMEFLACEACHIPKLPGGDLPGGKPLETFSWQNGEREDVYRDADFQPALAWYNGTFGDVLPGVDARNDTGVKLTPFNNINGTWWDAGTNPEVLANPNTSTSTGDPIPEQYVKAADSNGDGKVTVGEMQAYDANGDGKPDYPNAVLRTVELYYQVAHSIVSKDVGISSPLTCKDCHGSKSVIDWASIGYAEDPGGDSAAAKSIAVTYPRPKPVEVEKKPALQGGGKP; from the coding sequence GTGTCGGGAGTCGCTGTGCTACTTCTCATGGCCGCTGGTGCCTATTCTTCTCTTGGCTATGCAGGGGATGATCAAATTGCATCCCACTACATGACCAAAGGAGAATGGTCCGATACGGTCTGTGGAGGCTGTCACTTCGATGTCTACGAAAATGTCAATCATTCTTATCATGTACAGGTAAACATGAGCAGGTGGTCGCCCCTTACAAATTTTGATCTTAAAACATCTGGAGAAGAAGAATGGGTCAAAGAATTTGGGAAGTATCATCCTGGCGGAGGTCCGCTTGCAAAATACAATATTAGCATTGACTGTATGATGTGCCATGAGCAGCGTGGTCTCTACGATTTTAAAGCCCGTGCCGAGAAGATCGAAAGTGGTGACTTTAAAGATGCAAACCGTGCAGCCATGGTAAATTCCAGCCTTGCTGCAAGGACCAGTCCTGTACAATTTTTTGTCTACAATGCTAACCTGCTTACACCCTACCCCCTGCTGATCGTTTTCCATGATGATGTAAATGGGGCTCCTATGGAAGCTTCCTGTGCCGAGAAGTGTCACATCACCGATGTGGAAACGAGAGCTGTAGCCTGGGGCAGTGAGGAAACCTTTGCAGAGTCAGACGCTCATGCAGCAAAAGGCGTTGAATGTACAGAATGTCATCATACTGAAGGCTTCATCATAACCTCGGATCACCAGATAGGACGTGGAAACACCTCTGATTCTCCCGACCTTCCGGCGGACCACTATGATGATACCATGCGCAACTGTGACGACGCTGCGTGCCATGCAGGTATTTCTCACGGTCCCTTCGCTGACTCTCATATGGAATTCCTTGCCTGTGAAGCCTGTCACATCCCCAAGCTTCCGGGAGGAGACCTGCCGGGCGGCAAGCCCCTTGAGACTTTCAGCTGGCAGAATGGAGAACGCGAAGATGTTTACCGGGATGCAGACTTCCAGCCTGCCCTTGCCTGGTACAACGGAACCTTCGGAGATGTCCTTCCAGGCGTGGATGCAAGGAATGATACAGGTGTAAAGCTCACCCCGTTCAACAATATTAACGGAACCTGGTGGGACGCAGGGACTAACCCTGAAGTGCTCGCAAACCCGAACACAAGCACCTCCACTGGAGACCCGATCCCTGAACAGTATGTTAAGGCAGCGGATTCCAATGGTGATGGTAAAGTCACAGTGGGCGAAATGCAGGCTTATGACGCCAACGGAGACGGGAAGCCCGATTATCCGAATGCGGTCTTGAGGACAGTGGAACTTTATTATCAGGTCGCTCATAGCATCGTAAGCAAAGATGTGGGAATTTCTTCTCCCCTTACCTGCAAAGATTGTCACGGAAGTAAATCCGTTATTGACTGGGCATCTATAGGTTATGCGGAGGACCCGGGAGGAGATTCAGCAGCTGCAAAAAGCATCGCTGTTACCTATCCAAGGCCGAAACCTGTAGAAGTTGAAAAGAAGCCTGCACTGCAAGGAGGTGGCAAACCTTGA
- a CDS encoding FAD:protein FMN transferase: protein MNSKYKILFALLVLLSTLVSGCVKSEPGEDRELQEFQQTKSTMDTTVTIAVYASNESEASKAIDDAFSEIYKIDALMSPSKADSQLNILNTRGEVANADPAFIYVLEHSKYCSGKSGGAFDITIQPVLDLWKSKFLPEGSQKPPTADELNETLKLVNYSEISTENGNVSLKPGMKVALGGIAKGYAVDKAIESLKENGIENAFVNAGGDGRYIGQKPNGTSWIVGLQNPDRSEQYVTAIEARDIAVATSGNYERYFNESARVSHISDPRTGYPSKGIISSTVIAKNAIDADAFATAVFVLGEKEGLEMIENLDGIECLIITEDHRLVYSSGFKKYEAEGYS, encoded by the coding sequence ATGAATTCAAAATACAAAATACTATTTGCACTTTTAGTGTTACTATCGACGTTAGTATCAGGCTGCGTGAAGTCTGAGCCTGGAGAGGACAGAGAACTGCAGGAGTTTCAACAGACAAAAAGCACTATGGATACTACAGTTACGATAGCTGTATACGCTTCGAATGAAAGCGAAGCTTCGAAGGCAATAGATGATGCTTTTAGTGAAATATACAAAATTGACGCCCTTATGAGCCCTTCAAAAGCAGACAGTCAGCTTAATATCTTGAATACCAGAGGAGAAGTTGCAAATGCAGACCCTGCTTTTATCTACGTACTGGAACATTCAAAGTACTGTTCAGGAAAAAGCGGAGGAGCCTTTGATATAACAATCCAGCCAGTACTGGACCTCTGGAAGAGTAAATTCCTCCCTGAAGGATCGCAGAAACCTCCAACTGCAGATGAACTGAACGAAACTCTCAAACTCGTAAACTACTCGGAAATAAGCACTGAAAATGGGAATGTAAGCCTGAAACCCGGGATGAAAGTAGCCCTGGGAGGAATTGCAAAGGGCTACGCAGTTGATAAAGCAATCGAGTCTTTGAAGGAAAACGGGATTGAAAACGCTTTTGTAAATGCAGGCGGAGACGGGAGATACATAGGTCAGAAGCCCAATGGCACATCCTGGATAGTAGGCCTTCAGAATCCTGACAGAAGTGAACAATATGTTACTGCAATTGAAGCTCGTGATATTGCAGTAGCTACAAGCGGAAACTACGAACGTTACTTTAACGAGTCGGCAAGAGTGTCCCATATATCGGATCCGAGAACAGGATATCCTTCAAAAGGCATTATTAGCAGTACGGTAATTGCCAAAAATGCTATTGACGCCGATGCTTTTGCAACTGCAGTCTTCGTGCTGGGAGAAAAAGAAGGGCTTGAGATGATAGAAAATCTCGACGGAATTGAATGCCTTATAATAACCGAAGACCACAGGCTTGTGTATTCAAGCGGATTCAAAAAATATGAAGCAGAAGGCTATAGCTGA
- the thpR gene encoding RNA 2',3'-cyclic phosphodiesterase, which translates to MIRTFIAVELNPSFGEQIRQIQERFSDFDLKFVNPEIVHITLKFLGDVDESMANSLAETLDSLTCEPFEAQIEGIGVFPKPSNPKVLWLGAKGNFETLHDDVETVLKLFNFKEDERAFTAHATLARVKSLNKDQKNAFADVLKELKYTKIGSIQVNKVLLKKSTLTPAGPIYETLHTAYLD; encoded by the coding sequence TTGATCAGGACTTTTATAGCAGTGGAACTGAACCCAAGTTTCGGGGAGCAAATCCGCCAAATCCAGGAGAGATTTTCGGATTTTGACCTTAAGTTTGTTAACCCTGAAATCGTTCACATAACTCTGAAGTTTCTTGGTGATGTTGATGAATCAATGGCCAACTCTCTGGCAGAAACTCTTGATTCTCTTACTTGTGAGCCTTTCGAAGCACAAATTGAAGGCATCGGGGTTTTCCCAAAACCTTCGAATCCTAAAGTCCTGTGGCTGGGGGCAAAAGGAAACTTCGAGACTCTTCATGATGATGTGGAAACTGTACTGAAACTTTTTAATTTCAAAGAGGATGAACGAGCATTTACTGCTCATGCTACCCTTGCCAGGGTAAAATCCCTGAATAAAGATCAAAAGAATGCTTTTGCAGATGTCCTGAAAGAGTTGAAATATACAAAAATTGGCAGCATTCAGGTAAATAAAGTGCTTCTGAAAAAAAGCACTCTAACCCCCGCCGGTCCTATTTATGAGACCCTGCATACGGCATATCTGGACTGA
- a CDS encoding DNA integrity scanning protein DisA nucleotide-binding domain protein translates to MDRARIIAEAAACISQELDAAAIMVSGDLSFEGIETGGVPVYYISMRPKSIIDHLVATGKEGKSPVKELSDQLNREAAGNFDHLQHATAIEYVRDGPKSGVVVGVVETRGSSSIIVHSLDENPLVKAMKECEERVRPEVMNAVLKIAFDIALTGREGKKIGAAFIVGDSEEVLKRSHQIILNPYAGHEEIHRNILDKKNWESVKEFAQLDGVFVIDETGLIHAAGRYLDVDGKNIDIDKGLGGRHVSAAAISRDTVAISVTVSESGGVLRVYKDAKETICMESLKPATRYV, encoded by the coding sequence ATAGACAGAGCACGTATAATTGCAGAAGCGGCAGCCTGTATTTCCCAGGAACTTGATGCTGCCGCAATTATGGTCTCAGGAGATCTGAGCTTTGAGGGGATCGAGACCGGGGGAGTTCCGGTTTATTATATCTCCATGCGCCCGAAAAGCATAATAGATCACCTCGTAGCAACCGGCAAAGAAGGAAAAAGTCCTGTAAAAGAGCTCAGCGACCAGCTCAACCGGGAGGCTGCGGGCAACTTCGACCACCTGCAGCATGCCACAGCCATAGAGTACGTGCGTGATGGACCAAAAAGCGGTGTTGTCGTTGGTGTTGTCGAAACTCGCGGTTCCAGCTCTATTATAGTCCACAGCCTCGATGAAAACCCCCTGGTAAAAGCAATGAAAGAATGTGAAGAGCGAGTCAGGCCTGAAGTCATGAATGCAGTTCTGAAAATTGCTTTTGATATCGCCCTCACAGGCAGGGAAGGGAAAAAAATAGGCGCTGCTTTTATTGTAGGCGATTCCGAAGAAGTCCTGAAACGTTCTCATCAGATAATTCTTAACCCTTATGCAGGCCATGAGGAAATCCACCGAAACATCCTTGACAAGAAAAACTGGGAATCCGTAAAGGAATTTGCCCAGCTTGACGGTGTTTTTGTGATAGATGAGACGGGCCTTATCCATGCAGCAGGACGATACCTTGACGTGGACGGGAAAAATATTGATATTGATAAAGGGTTGGGAGGACGGCATGTCTCAGCAGCCGCCATCAGCAGGGATACAGTAGCGATTTCAGTCACAGTGTCAGAATCAGGTGGAGTCCTCAGAGTATACAAAGATGCAAAAGAAACCATCTGTATGGAATCCTTAAAGCCTGCTACCAGATACGTCTGA
- a CDS encoding DUF1614 domain-containing protein, whose protein sequence is MNRQIFYIPFSLGFFFLLILIMVFGLGSLFLGVIVSAFMKIGFSAEDAFLILLLSLLGSGINIPLKTLRSDIPVVRENYVKVFGISYRIPILQRIRNETVIAINVGGAVIPVLISAYLLTQFPSSFLPAGIGIAVVAAITYAVAKPIRGVEIATPALVPPLTAALTAILLTSVIHIPGCPAESCRVIIAYTGGVLGTLIGADLFNLGKIKNLGAPIASIGGAGTFDGIFLSGFIALLLI, encoded by the coding sequence ATGAACAGACAGATCTTCTACATACCTTTCAGCCTGGGATTCTTTTTCCTTTTAATTCTCATAATGGTCTTCGGGCTTGGATCTCTGTTTCTCGGAGTTATTGTCTCTGCCTTCATGAAAATAGGATTTTCCGCAGAAGACGCATTCTTAATCCTGCTCTTGTCTCTCCTTGGAAGCGGGATCAATATCCCACTGAAAACCCTGAGGTCTGACATTCCAGTTGTCAGGGAAAATTATGTAAAGGTTTTTGGGATTTCCTACAGGATTCCTATCCTGCAAAGGATTAGAAATGAAACAGTAATTGCCATCAATGTAGGAGGAGCAGTTATTCCGGTCCTGATTTCCGCCTATCTTCTGACACAATTTCCTTCTTCGTTCCTTCCTGCAGGAATTGGTATAGCAGTTGTTGCAGCCATAACCTATGCCGTAGCAAAGCCAATTAGAGGAGTCGAAATTGCAACTCCAGCTCTGGTTCCGCCCCTAACAGCTGCCCTTACTGCAATTCTGCTTACTTCGGTTATCCATATCCCTGGATGCCCTGCTGAGTCGTGCCGTGTTATTATTGCTTATACAGGAGGAGTGCTTGGGACCCTTATAGGAGCTGACCTGTTTAATCTGGGAAAAATCAAGAATCTCGGAGCTCCAATTGCAAGCATAGGAGGAGCAGGGACCTTTGATGGAATATTCCTAAGTGGATTTATTGCCCTTCTCCTTATCTGA